The Magnolia sinica isolate HGM2019 chromosome 11, MsV1, whole genome shotgun sequence DNA window TAAATAGATCTCATACACATGTTATAAGAGCTCTAACTTCGTGTTATTATAAGTTCTCACCAGTTTAATGTTGATGAAGTCTTCGGTATCGTCTATGTATTCTTTGAGCTGTGACATCATCCAATAAATCAATGACTAACTCATGCTAATTAAATAGAAAATCAATCAAATCTCTATACGTGTGGTACATGCatgagatctggactgttcatctgtTGGGCCCTCCCGTGGGTGGCGGCTGTATGCGAAAGATCACACCATTATGTGATCCTCGATGCCCAATTGGAGGAATATTTCCCCTTCGAATGTCGGCAACTCATGGGATTTCATGACCCTCAGAAATTATCAATAAAACCTGCTATCCTCAAAATCCCTCCAATAAGTGGTTAGGATTGGCTGATCGATGTGCTTTTTGGTATGTAGCATCCACATTGGGGACCAATGGATGAACAGTCCGGATCTAAGTTAAGATGTGCCACATGGAGGGAGATAGAGATCTTGATAACTAAAAGAATGTGATGCCACTAAGATGAGAAAGAGGAATAACTTATGTAACATGTTCTTCAAGAGATGAGGGAAGGTTACCTGCAACAGTAGGATTGGCTTCCCACTTGCATTCACACGTGAGCAAGATCTGTGCCCTTCGTCAGGTAAACCCTACGATGTCTatgtcatggcccaaaaatcaggctggtctgctCATATGGTAGGCCACAACTTGTATAGCAAGTGTGGACAAGAGATGGCAATGGGTTGGGGTTagcccaagcccgacccattGCTAAACGGACCAAGAATTCTTACCCAAACCAAACCCACGAGCCATTACCCTCTAACCAACCCAACCCACTTAAAAATTCATTAAGCTCGACTAACCCAACGCAACCCGCCACAACCCATCTCAtgtttaagaatggaatatgaGACTAAGGCAATGCACAACCCAGCCCAAACAatggatacatacatacatatacttgtcttctttatttttatttatttttttggattttcggtAGGTCAGTTCGGCTCATTtggcccaacccattgataacctatatgggtaggttgggttggattagatagggttcaacccaagcccaacccatttgcaTAAACAGGTCATATTTTTAGCCCTTTAGCCCGAGCCTGACCTGCTACCCATTTACTTTAGCCTGAACCCAACCCAAGAGTGGGTTGGGTCAGTTGACAAACCGGCTGACCCGAGCTATTGCCACCCCAAATGTCGCCTAATAGTCTATCATTTTCTACCATCCATCTTTGATATAAGAGTGGACTACCTAATGTGCCTTGACAATAGGGCTAGCAATGGGTGTTGGCCAGTGGGTCAACTGACACAAACTGCTTCTAAGGCAGGGTCAGGCTCAGCTAAATGTGCATGTGCGGCCCATTTAAGTAACTGGGTTGCGCTTGCATTGAACCCCACCTCACACACGCGTCCATACATGATATCAATCGGCCAGGCCACATGACCAGACCTAACCCAGCCCAATAACCAAAACAAACTGCTAGAAGTATATATAGACCCATGTTTCATaccaatggattggatgacatatatgaAAAATGGTGGGCCCTCTATGAGAATCAAGGGTGCACGTCCCCTCTCAACTCTTCTtattcgtgtggcccacctaagtcaagAATTGCCCCAATTTTTTTGCCCTTGGTCAATCAAGGATAACGTGCCAGGTGGTTGGTCTGGATGCTATCAAcgcaccatgtggggcccacagcatcaATTTGCACTATAATGTAGTGAAATGTTTGCACTTGATCATTTTCAGGTACATGTAGTGTTATGTATCCACTAATAAGGCCAGGCTAGCATTCCTTTTCCCGATATTATGCAGTGCATTCTTGTATGTACGAGTCATGCTAGGTTGGGTTGGATCTGTTGAGCTGCAATTAAATGGGTTAAGTGGCTCGGTTTAGGCCACAGGGTAACAGGTCGTGGGTCAGTTTCAGGCCCAATTTCGTCTCGTTTAGTAAAATTAGGTTGGATTTGGGCTAGGTGGACCATTGCAACCCCTACCAGACAGAAAGGACACTGCACCAAAAGAACCCAGAAACAATAACGATGGGGCACACCTTTTGGCAACCTACGCTATTGATCTGATGGGATCCATCATGGAATGGACCATGCCATAGTATCTCCACTATCGAATGATCCTAGCTTTCGAATAAAAATTGACAATCACAACAAACGGTCCACATTAGATGCGCTTCAAATCGGATTATTAGGATTATCCACGGGAGATTTTGGGTGCATCTTCCATACACCATGGGTAGCATCATAGGAACAGTTTGGATaccaaaaggtgggacccaccttcatggTTCATTGATCTGAACAAATGTTCAATGTTTGATCGCATACACAgcgaggcccacctaatgaacagacAGAGATCGTctatataaatcacatacatcatgatagctACTTCTactaccatgtggcccacctgagatttgtatcaacCCCAGatagcaaaattgatggacggtgaggatgtacAGACGGAGCTTTCTATTAGACGTAATACCTGTGCAGGGTATACGTGTCTTAAGAAGATTGGCAGCAGGGGATATTTCACCAAACGGCCTGTTTCCAGGAAAGTGTCACTGAGAAATCCCCAACCCATTATCAGCGGTTTCGAAGCCCCAAGAAGACTTCCAAAGTGGTTGTTTCCATTTTTGTCGTTTGTCCCACGTGGTAAGTACTCATCTCATGACCAAAGATCATACCCCAATATAGGCCGTCCAAACTGATGATCAAATCCGTCTCCACCGATCTTCGGCTTTCGTAAACATGACTCTCATATCCCGTTAAACGTGGGAAAGTACACGTGCCGGTGATGGAATATATCAGCCGGGTATACTATATATATTAAATTGAAAGAATCAGTACTCCTCACTCGAAAACTCCCATTCTCTTCTTTCCAAATATCCAgacaattcttcttcttcttcctcttcatagAGAAAGATGAAACCTATGTTGAAATTCCTTCCAGGTTATCGCTTCCTTCCTACCGCCTCTGAATTATTAGTCTATTATCTTAATAATAAGAATCTAGGTCTTCCACTCCCCGCTCAAGTAATCCAAGAAATCGATATCTACAACTTCAATCCTGATGATCTTGCAAGTAAGCAAACAAACGattctatcttttcttttcttttcttttcttttttcatctaaAATCAAGATTTGATTTGCAGGTCAGTTTGCGGTTGAAGAAGAGAAGGACATGTATTTTTTCACACAAAGGAATCGTAAGTATGAGGGTGGATCACGACCAGCTCGGAAAGCAGGAAACAGATACTGGAAGGCTACTACCGGACATACAACGGTTCTTGATCAAAATAAAGTAGTTGGgtataagatgaatttgaaattCCACGTTGGTACGGCACCTAAAGGGAAGAAAGCAGATTGGTTGATGACAGAGTATAGGATTGACCAGGTTGATCCTCCTACAACGACTACTGAAACTGAGGCtaggaagagaaagaggaagatggtgGGTGCAACTCAAGAGGATCATCACATAAGAGTAAGAAAAAAATATCTCAAATTCATATTTTTCAATCGCATCTGTATCTCACAAGTTGGTAGATATTAAAAATTAGGGTGTAAACATCTAATGCATGAATTCACGTATAATACATTGCATGGTGTCCTAATAACGTgaaatatctttatttatttattaatatgatTGTATTTTAATTTTCATTGCAGATGAATGGATTTATTTTGTGCCGAATATACAAGCATAAGTCGGGAGGTAAGAAAACGAATGAAACACCAGTCAATGAAGTTATTGAAGAAGACTGAACATTATATATGGCTCCTTGTTATGAAGATGATCAAGCAAACGTCATCGACTACAAGTGCATGCATTCACTATCTCAGGACATGATATTCGACGAAATTACTCCAGAAGTAGATAGATTGATTAATATTCCGTGGGATAATAACGAATATCTCCCACCACTAACATTATCTGATTTCAATGACCCATCACCCTTTGATGTTATGCCCACCATTTGATAGtttatttctattcttttatttatttctcatatttaaattttttttttttttttaaagtgacacaaatattttgtaattttctttatacGGATGAAATAATTGAATAATTTTTTTGATAATgatattatatttttgttatggTTGATATCTGAAAAATGATTGGTAGAGCTGTATATGGGCCGAGCTCAGGCCCACAGCGATCTTTACTTCTTTAAGAAGTCAAGTTTTAGATACTGGGGTGATTCTTCCGTAACTGACGCGCCTCATGCGGAAACGGAGAGAAGATAAGTGTTATCACGGTGACACCTTAGttatcgtgggacccacttgatgattctATTTATATCCAGGCCGTTTATCCATTTCCCCCACTCATTTTAAAcctgattttaaaaaattaagcagatctggATCTCAGGTGGACttcaccacatgaaacagtcgtGTGTGAgtttctcaccgttaaaaattccaaaggctACATAGTGAGGTTctcttaatttttatttgacatccaacctattaataatttCAATAAGACTTATATAGAGGGAAAAGTATAAAtatgatcttgatccaaaaattttgtagcccacaaaaagtttttaataatcattcATCACAGATTctaatgatgtggtccacatgagatttttataTTCTTAAGGTTTTGGATCTCAATTTAAATAtctatgtaaaaacagatggacggcttagacatAACAAAATTacattcaggtgggccctacaaggtaagggtaacacccgctTAGGTGTTACTGTTACTGAATAagagctaatccgctcccgtccTAACGGAAGCGCGTGGATTGCGTAGCTTGCCCCTTGCTGACGTCACCGAATTATGCAtttccaccgtgatttatttttgttaaatTCATGCGTACATATATTTTGAAAGTATTTTATAGTatgtcaaagaaaagaaaaaaaaaaaaaaaaaaggaagatccaaagcttaagtggaccacaacaaagcaATAAAGATTCAACGGTCTACCATTGATAAGATATTACTGGCCACAAGAATTTTGAAGGCGGTAGAAATACTAAGTATTTTCACCAAAACGGGCAGATGTGTACATCTCGGGAAGATATAAAGGCTGCTGCAGTTTTTTTCTTTTCAGGCATGTTCCAAGCTGAAACCACTGAGCCATCAGACGGTATCCTGTGAGAAATTCCCTCCCTTAACAGCAGACGATAACTGCAAGCTGATTGCCCCTCCTTAGACGAATTACATAAGGTAGTGTTATCCATCCCAAAATATGGAGCGTCAGGCCCAGACGAATTATCCAGTGCACTCTTCCAGCATTGCTGGCAATTCGTGGGAGATGACCTACTTAAAGCAGCCGCCACTTTTCTGGAAGGTGCCCCTCTTCCAAGAGCCTTCATGGCATCCTTAATCTGCCTTATTCCCAAGGCGTCGTTAGCCACATCATTTGCGGACTTCTGGCCCATCAGTCTTTGCAATGTCATCTACAAGATATTTGTAAAACTGTCAGTGTCTAGGCTTAGTGAGCTACTTCTTAAATTGGTATCTTCTGAACAAGGAACGTTTGTTCATGGTCACCCCGTGACAGAGAACATAGCATACGCCCAAGAGATCTTAAGGGACCTAAACAGGAAGGTCAGAGGGGGAAATCTTCTCTTAAAGTTGGATCTTGAAAAAGCCTATGACAAAGTTGACTGGGGTTTTCTCAAACGGGCGCTTTAGAAATTTGGATTTAGCGTTTCTTGGATCTCTCTCATGGAGCGTTGCTGGGGTAACAACTAGTTCTCCATTCTTATTAATGGTGAAGCAGTGGGCTTCTTCAAATCGTCTAGGGGCCTACGACAGGGAGATCCCTGGCCCTCTCCCCAGACCACTTCATCCTGTTAGCCGAAGCCCTCTCTAGAAGCTTCAAAGCTATGATGACTAGAAGTTGGTGCCAGCCTTTCCAGACTCACAGGGGATGCCCAATTGCCACTCACCTATTGTTTGAGGATGACACTCTCTTGTTCCTTAACGGGAGTAGAGCTTCACTCCTCAAGGTCAAAGCTCTATTAACTGAGTATCAAGTAGCTTTGAGCCATAAAATAAATCCTCGGAAAAGTTCTTTCATGTGCTCAAATAAGCTGCCAGCTGGGCGTATCAGTTCCATTGAGCGCCTTCTTGGGATCAACTGATCCTCTTCCGATCTTCGCTACCTAGGAGTCCTACTTAGCAAGGGCAAAATTAAGTGCATTGATTTTCAGTTCCTGTTGGACAAAGTGGATAGCATGATAAGTGGATGGAAATCCAAGCACCTCTCTCAAGCTGATAGGGCCACTCTTATCCGCCATGTTCTCAGTAGTATCCCCCTCCATGCCATGGCTATAGCTATTGTCCCGGCTCAGGTGATCGCTAAACTAGAAAGAAGTTTTGCCAGATTTTTTTGGGGATGGGCAAATGGGAAGAAAAATTTTCATTAAATTGTGTGGCCTAAGATTGCGAAGCCTATTGATGAAGGCGGCATCGACATCAGGAGTCTTTCGGATGTGATCAAAGCCTCCAAACTGAAATTAGCGTAGGACGTGAAGTTTGGCTCTGACATAGGGTCATGGGTTCAACTCATGAGGGCTAAAGACCCCCATGATTTAAATCCTAACAGCAAGGATTGCTTAGTTCAGCCCGCCCCCCCGCTATGGACAAAAATCAGATCTATGCTTCACCTGGTGGAGGAAAATGCGTTGTGGCTGGTGAGACAGGGTGCCACCAGTTTCTGGAATGATAATTGGTCAGGTCTGGGGCCCTTTGCTGAACAGGGTAAGCAGGATGGTCCTAGCTGATCTCCTCTCGCTGCAAGTCAGGGATTTTCTGGGCCCAATAAGGTCGCTCCCCCCATCTTCGATCTTCTCCTTCTTGCCCCAGGAGGTGATGGATGTCATCTTTCATGCAGGCCTAGCAACGTCTGAGGACAGTGACCGCTGCATCTAGCTGTTGGATTGGTCAGGTACCTTTTCAATTAGATCGCCATGGGGCCTCTGCAGGCAGCACTCTAGCATGACTTCTTCGGCATCTTGGATTTGGCAGGCTAATCTCCCTCCTAAGATGCTTGTCCTCCTTTGGAGAGTTTTCCTTAACGTGGTCCCTGTGGACTCCAACATCCAATCAAAAGGCATCCAGTTGGGTTCCAAGCGCAGCTGCTATGGTGAGGGCTAGGCAGCTTCAACAGATGTGGAAACGATCCATCACCTGTTCCTCGATGGCCGGCTGGCTTCCAGCGTTTGAGATCACTTTCAGCGGATCTTTGGGATCCATCTCCTCCTAGCTCCCTCGTTGGAGGCTCGTTTTAGGCAGTGGTGGCTAGTGTTTGCATTAGGGGGGTTTTCTGTCCATTTTCACAAGATTATCCCCAGCCTCATCATCTGGGAAATCTGGTGTGCAAGAAACGGTGTGAAACTTAATAGTAGACCTTGGCGCGCAGCAAAATGCATCTCCGACATCTCCTAGTATGTTTCCGCCATTTTTCAGAATCTAGAGTCATCTAATATGCGATGTTTTCATAGGGACAGGGTGAGGGATTTTTCGATCCCCTCTCCAGCCCCTAGCACCAATAAGCACGTCGAGATTATTAGATGGATCAAGCCTTTAAGGGGCTGGGTCAAGCTTAACGTGGATGGGTCATCCAGAGGGAATCTTAGGCCATCAAGGGATGGCAGTATCCTTCGTGGTGATAAGGGTGAGTTTCTGTTGGCCATTGGGGCCGACTACGATTTTGGGACAATAATTTTACGGAGCTGAGAGCAGTCCACGATGGGCTTTAATTATCCCTTAACAGCGGATTCTCCAACATCATCATCGAATTGAACTCTAAGCAAACGGTCGACAGCATCTTGGCCAAGTCATCGCTCCCGTGGCAGGGGCGTCCCTGGTTATTCAGGATTTTGGCCCTCATACACAGAGGCAGGGTGGACGTTCAACTCATCAAAAGAGAGGGCAACGACCCAGCTGATGGCCTAGCCCAAGAGGCAAGCTTGAGTCAGGTCCCTTCCCTTTTTCGCAGCGAGCAAGACCTCCCTGAGCTCGTACGGGGCAGCGTGTTCTTAGATAAAGTGGGGCTCGGTTATATTAGAATTGTCCAACAGGGTTCTTTAGAGGGGTTGgcttttttgtttctttgtttctttttgtcGGTTCTACTGTATAGGGGTGGCCCTGATGGGCCCCATCTGATGATAGGACCCCGGACTTTCGAGGCTCCCGAAGGTGTGTAACTGGGTTGTATAGTTTCATCTTCTCATATATGCAAgtgtgaaggtttttttttttttttttttttttttaaatttaaatcaagctaatatttttgttgacCTCATAAAGGATCTCACCGTTTATTACATTTTACAATGGCCTACTTATGCACGTGTCACTTACCACATTTTATGGGAATGGATGGAGGGAGCATGTAAATCAAAAGGCtccatggcccatcatgatgtgccaACAtgtactccgtccatcatttctgAAATACGATgtagctgatccaaaacttaaaaggGCCCACACCACAAGGTACTTCAAATCCTTTTTGGATCCGACTGATATatagtttttcccttcatatataaACTTCTAGGTAGGACACTTCACCagttgatgtccacattgcgttgttccctgtggtgtggccgacTTGATATTTGTCTGTGGCGAAACCAACGGACATGGAGAGGATTTCAGACACATCATGGTAGACCGATAGAGGGTTTTGATAGACATGCTGCCTCCAGTCTGGGATCGAATCAGGTGCGGTTAAGCCTCACCCAACATGGGTcctgaccatgggacccacctttatgtgtGTATTGCATATCTATGTAGTTCTTCTACTTTGCCAGGTCCTTTTAGGTCATGAATAAAAAatacgaagcagatccaaatctcaggtgaatcgTACCATAAGAACcattggtgattgaccattaaaaatatcggATGGGTTGAAAAAGTTTTGGAtttagcttttatatatatatatatatatatatatatatcatatcaaaaaaaaaaaaaaaaaaaacaagtaaagCAAACAAAAAGCAAGCAGGACCATGGAAAAAGGCCTAGCACAGGTTGCCCAAGAATCAAAACAGGGTTGAAGAAAGTGAGGACATGATCAATAGGGGCGCTGCACGGGGATAAGACCCAGGCAGGCACGTCAGAAGAGCTATCCAACTCCAGTTTTCCATTTCCCTCTCCTCAGCTGCCCCACGTTATCTTTGTCAAGAAGAAGAGCTCCCCTAATGAGTTGAGGAAGCGATGAAATGGAAGTGAAGGTCATGTCCACCGCTCCACCACTAGCAATCTTGGTTAGATCGTCTGCTACGGAGTTGCCCTCGCGAGGGACATGAGAAAACCACAGGTTTAGAGATTGAGAGAGAATGGCGAATGGTGCTAAGCCAATACCACAAGTTCCAGCTTAAAAGACAATGTGGGAGTCAGTTTCTACTATAATGGTGTCGAGCCCCATATTTGCACAGATTGACAGGCCGTCAACCATAGCCTGCACCTCAGCAATGTTATTTGAGGTTGGGTGGTACATTTTGTGGAAAGCAAAAATCAATTCCCAGGGTGGTCCCTGCAAACGCCACCCCCTCCATCAGCTCCTGGATTGCCCCTAACTGATCCGTCAACATTAAGTTTCAACTAGCCCCTTTCTGATTTATACCACTTGATGACTTAGGTTGAGGTGGAAGAAGATGATACATAATTTTGAATGCCCAGAGCTTGCATAATCAGGCTTTCTCTGGATGAGATGTCGTCTGGGCTAGGAAGTAGGTTCCCAACCTCGTTCAGCCAGTGAGAGACTTTATGGATCGTCTGGGATGTGGAGAAACTGGAGTTTTCAAATTTGTCTTTATTCTTGCCTAACTAGATttcccatatgatgaatggagggaCTAAGCCACGGAGGATCAGCCATCTGGAGGATTTTTGTTCAATCAAACTCCATTGGTGGACCCGCTGTTCAATAGATTTATTGCCGAGGAAAGGAACGTATAGGAGGTGAGAGAAGAAGGACCAAACCTTTGAGGCAACGTACCCTTGGCAGAAGAGGTGGTCAAGACTCTCTACATTTGGCTAAGGAGAGATGGAGTTGCCTAGGGAATATGAGATGGAGCAAGC harbors:
- the LOC131218443 gene encoding NAC domain-containing protein JA2L-like codes for the protein MYFFTQRNRKYEGGSRPARKAGNRYWKATTGHTTVLDQNKVVGYKMNLKFHVGTAPKGKKADWLMTEYRIDQVDPPTTTTETEARKRKRKMVGATQEDHHIRMNGFILCRIYKHKSGGKKTNETPVNEVIEED